A DNA window from Cognatiyoonia koreensis contains the following coding sequences:
- a CDS encoding LysR family transcriptional regulator, producing MSLNLKQLEAFVWVSDLASFGQAAERLGTTQPNISARIAKLEESLGVTLMLRDAGSVRLTPQGQKLIGYAREVLSAVDQLITVSGQRGLYDGTLRLGVTELVSLTWLRPFLRAMKDAFPNLLVEVTVGMSIELERALAGRQLDLALQNAPFARAMSGEVFLGEYPLVWVAHPDLDVADTLENVPVLTHGRETVLYQEIAAHFAGRTAIAPRLVPSSNLFSCLQMVQDGLGVAALPAAMVPPGLRVLPYAWTPAPLTFFARYDAERAIDPVVAAGKLASEIAMQSIKSNNST from the coding sequence GTGAGCCTGAACCTCAAGCAACTGGAAGCCTTTGTCTGGGTGTCCGATCTGGCGAGTTTCGGTCAGGCGGCAGAGCGTCTGGGCACAACCCAGCCCAATATTTCCGCCCGCATCGCCAAGTTGGAAGAGTCGCTGGGCGTCACCCTGATGCTGCGCGATGCCGGGTCTGTCCGGCTGACACCACAAGGTCAGAAGCTGATCGGCTACGCCCGCGAGGTGCTGTCTGCCGTGGATCAGCTTATTACCGTCAGCGGGCAGCGTGGCCTGTATGATGGCACCCTGCGGCTGGGGGTCACCGAACTGGTGTCGCTGACATGGCTGCGCCCGTTCCTGCGCGCGATGAAAGACGCCTTTCCCAATCTTCTGGTTGAAGTGACCGTCGGCATGTCCATTGAACTGGAACGCGCACTTGCCGGGCGCCAGCTGGACCTTGCCTTGCAGAACGCCCCTTTTGCACGGGCGATGTCGGGCGAGGTTTTCTTGGGCGAGTACCCTTTGGTCTGGGTGGCACATCCCGATCTGGACGTGGCTGACACCCTTGAAAACGTGCCGGTTCTGACGCACGGGCGCGAGACCGTGCTGTATCAGGAAATCGCCGCGCATTTTGCAGGCCGGACAGCCATCGCCCCGCGACTGGTGCCGTCGAGCAACCTGTTTTCCTGTCTGCAGATGGTGCAGGACGGTTTGGGCGTCGCCGCCCTGCCTGCCGCGATGGTGCCACCCGGTTTGCGCGTTCTGCCCTATGCCTGGACCCCCGCACCGCTGACCTTTTTCGCCCGCTATGACGCAGAGCGCGCAATTGATCCTGTCGTCGCCGCGGGAAAGCTTGCATCAGAAATTGCGATGCAATCTATCAAATCAAATAATTCGACGTGA
- the pncA gene encoding bifunctional nicotinamidase/pyrazinamidase, with the protein MSKALIVIDVQNDFCPGGALAVDGGDEIVSGINALMADFTAVILTQDWHPAGHSSFASSHPGKDPMSLIEMPYGPQVLWPDHCIQGSAGADFHKDLRVDGDLIIRKGFNPQIDSYSAFFENDHTTPTGLEGYLRTRAITDLTLVGLALDFCVNYSAVDAAKLGFNVTVRQDLCRAIDFDGSLDAARAGMADAGVTLA; encoded by the coding sequence ATGTCCAAGGCCCTGATTGTCATTGATGTGCAGAACGATTTTTGCCCCGGCGGTGCGTTGGCCGTCGATGGCGGGGACGAGATTGTCAGCGGAATCAACGCACTGATGGCTGATTTCACTGCTGTCATCCTGACGCAAGACTGGCATCCGGCGGGCCATTCTTCGTTTGCGAGTTCGCATCCCGGCAAAGACCCGATGAGCCTGATCGAGATGCCCTATGGTCCGCAGGTGCTGTGGCCCGATCATTGTATTCAGGGAAGTGCGGGGGCCGATTTCCACAAAGACCTGCGCGTTGATGGCGATCTGATCATCCGCAAAGGGTTCAATCCGCAGATCGACAGCTATTCCGCCTTTTTCGAGAACGACCACACCACGCCCACCGGGCTGGAAGGGTATCTGCGCACGCGCGCGATCACCGATCTGACGCTGGTGGGGCTCGCGCTGGATTTTTGTGTGAACTATTCCGCCGTGGACGCCGCGAAGCTGGGCTTCAATGTGACTGTCCGGCAAGACCTGTGTCGTGCCATCGACTTTGACGGCTCGCTTGATGCCGCCCGTGCAGGGATGGCGGATGCGGGCGTGACACTGGCGTGA
- a CDS encoding hydantoinase/oxoprolinase family protein: protein MARLGVDIGGTFTDVVLEVGGDRFSTKVLTTYAAPEDAIVDGLQQVCTKAGIAPSDIEQIIHGTTLATNALIERRGAKTALITTKGFRDVIEMRTESRFEQYDLNLTLPEPLLPRQSRFVVAGRMDAKGRELRPMDRAEVEAVVDDIKAAGYESIAVGLIHSYLNDAHERLVAEVLAEKMPDAMVSLSCEVSPQMREYERFNTVVANAYIKPLMKSYLGRLAGRLRDQGVDCQIFLMHSGGGIISIESAAEFPVRLVESGPAGGAVFAANIAAQFGLDKVLSFDMGGTTAKICLIRNQTPKTSRVFEVARTYRFKKGSGMPISIPVIDMVEIGAGGGSLAHVDAMRQIRVGPESAGSEPGPACYGRNGDKPAVTDADLVLGKLDPAHFAGGSIPLYPDRAQDALTRVLGDPLDMDAVESAFGLAEVVDENMANAARVHAVENGEDLAEYTMIAFGGAAPLHAGRLCEKLGVSRLLVPTGAGVGSAVGFLRAPFSFEANRSVYMKLSDFAPDVVRDLLADLAKEATGFVRSCDATAEILTEYKAYMRYTGQGWEIPIILRAEDAAAPDAAKFQALFEADYAALFGRPVDGMDVEITVWAVNATTPAQPTTPVASFSPGKALDGGPTRGVFDPALAQMVDAQVVTRAAMTPGDTVVGPAIITEDETTIVVPTSRIARAQADGTIDLITKEDAA, encoded by the coding sequence ATGGCGCGGCTTGGCGTTGATATCGGTGGCACGTTTACGGACGTCGTGCTGGAAGTCGGTGGCGACCGGTTTTCCACCAAAGTCTTGACCACCTATGCCGCCCCCGAGGATGCGATTGTCGATGGTTTGCAGCAGGTCTGTACCAAGGCTGGCATCGCGCCATCCGACATCGAACAGATTATTCATGGCACCACGCTGGCCACGAATGCCCTGATCGAACGGCGCGGGGCAAAGACCGCCCTGATTACCACCAAGGGCTTTCGCGATGTCATCGAGATGCGCACCGAAAGCCGGTTCGAACAATACGATCTGAACCTGACCCTTCCCGAACCCCTGCTGCCCCGTCAGTCCCGTTTCGTCGTGGCGGGCCGCATGGATGCGAAGGGCCGTGAATTGCGCCCCATGGACCGCGCAGAGGTCGAAGCCGTTGTCGATGATATCAAGGCTGCCGGGTATGAGAGTATCGCTGTCGGTCTGATCCATTCCTACCTGAATGACGCGCACGAACGGTTGGTTGCCGAGGTCTTGGCCGAAAAGATGCCCGATGCGATGGTATCCTTGTCTTGCGAAGTGTCACCGCAGATGCGCGAATACGAGCGGTTCAATACAGTTGTCGCAAACGCCTATATCAAACCGCTGATGAAATCCTATCTGGGCCGTCTGGCCGGGCGGCTGCGCGATCAGGGCGTGGATTGCCAGATTTTCCTGATGCATTCAGGCGGCGGTATCATCAGCATCGAAAGTGCCGCCGAATTTCCTGTCCGACTGGTCGAGAGCGGCCCTGCCGGCGGTGCCGTCTTTGCCGCCAATATCGCTGCGCAGTTCGGTCTGGATAAGGTGTTGTCTTTCGACATGGGCGGCACCACGGCCAAGATTTGTCTGATCCGCAACCAGACCCCGAAAACGTCGCGCGTGTTCGAAGTGGCGCGCACGTATCGGTTCAAGAAGGGGTCGGGCATGCCGATTTCCATCCCCGTGATCGACATGGTCGAGATTGGTGCGGGCGGCGGGTCTTTGGCCCATGTGGATGCGATGCGCCAGATCCGCGTTGGTCCCGAAAGTGCAGGGTCCGAGCCGGGGCCAGCCTGCTATGGCCGCAACGGTGACAAGCCTGCCGTAACGGACGCCGATCTTGTTCTGGGCAAACTGGACCCTGCCCATTTCGCGGGCGGGTCCATCCCGCTTTATCCCGATCGTGCGCAAGATGCCTTGACCCGCGTTCTGGGTGATCCGCTGGACATGGACGCGGTGGAATCCGCCTTTGGTCTGGCGGAGGTCGTGGATGAGAACATGGCAAATGCCGCCCGCGTTCATGCGGTTGAAAACGGAGAAGACCTTGCTGAATACACGATGATCGCTTTTGGCGGGGCGGCCCCGCTGCACGCAGGTCGTTTGTGCGAAAAGCTGGGCGTGTCCCGGCTGCTGGTGCCTACGGGCGCGGGCGTCGGATCGGCTGTCGGGTTCTTGCGTGCCCCGTTCAGTTTCGAGGCGAACCGGTCCGTCTATATGAAGCTGTCCGATTTCGCGCCGGACGTCGTGCGCGACCTGTTGGCCGATCTGGCCAAGGAGGCGACCGGTTTTGTACGTTCCTGCGATGCGACGGCCGAGATTTTGACCGAATACAAGGCGTACATGCGCTACACCGGCCAAGGTTGGGAAATCCCGATCATCCTGCGTGCCGAGGACGCCGCCGCACCGGACGCCGCGAAGTTCCAGGCGCTGTTCGAAGCGGATTATGCGGCCCTGTTCGGACGGCCCGTGGACGGCATGGATGTCGAAATCACGGTCTGGGCCGTGAATGCAACGACACCGGCGCAGCCAACCACGCCAGTTGCGTCGTTCAGCCCTGGCAAGGCATTGGATGGCGGGCCCACACGGGGCGTGTTCGATCCTGCATTGGCGCAGATGGTTGATGCACAGGTTGTCACACGCGCCGCGATGACGCCCGGCGATACAGTCGTGGGTCCAGCCATTATCACCGAAGACGAAACCACGATTGTTGTCCCGACCTCGCGCATTGCACGGGCGCAGGCAGATGGCACGATCGACCTTATTACCAAGGAGGACGCCGCATGA
- a CDS encoding NAD(P)/FAD-dependent oxidoreductase, whose amino-acid sequence MQAPQKNSYDVVIVGGAMYGSSVAWWLTENADFNGTILVVEKDPTYEFTSTSHTNSCMRQQFSAPINIKISQFAADFVKNFRAYMGGDTRVPHLALQSYGYMYLADTEAFAQNLREAQKVQQAHGAGTKHMTAAEIKAAYPFYNMDDIVAGNHNLIDEGYFDGNTLFDWWKRSARERGAEYVHNQVVAMSRVNDRIESVTLASGEVIACGTVVNASGPRAVLTSRMAGIEIPVEPRKRYTFIFQAEDPLDRDLPLTIDPSGVHMRTDGTYYLAGCPPDDDPAVDYDDFVQDHAIWEEKVWPVLAHRVPQFERIRLVNSWAGHYAYNTFDQNAIIGPHNAVSNFIFVNGFSGHGFQQSPALGRGVAEWIATGAFQTLDLTPFAFDRIVRGQKFVEKAVI is encoded by the coding sequence ATGCAGGCACCACAGAAAAACAGCTATGATGTCGTTATTGTCGGGGGGGCGATGTACGGGTCATCAGTCGCGTGGTGGCTGACGGAGAACGCGGACTTCAACGGAACCATTCTGGTCGTCGAGAAAGATCCGACTTACGAGTTCACATCAACATCCCATACGAATTCCTGCATGAGGCAGCAATTTTCTGCGCCTATCAATATAAAAATTTCCCAGTTCGCGGCTGATTTCGTCAAGAATTTCCGCGCCTATATGGGCGGTGATACGCGCGTGCCGCATCTGGCCTTGCAAAGCTATGGCTACATGTATCTGGCCGATACCGAAGCGTTTGCCCAGAACCTGCGTGAGGCACAGAAAGTGCAGCAGGCCCACGGGGCGGGCACCAAGCACATGACGGCCGCCGAGATCAAGGCCGCCTATCCTTTCTACAACATGGACGACATTGTTGCGGGCAATCACAACCTGATCGACGAAGGGTATTTCGATGGCAACACCTTGTTTGACTGGTGGAAGCGCTCTGCCCGCGAACGGGGCGCGGAATACGTCCACAATCAAGTGGTCGCGATGTCCCGCGTCAACGATCGCATCGAAAGCGTCACCCTTGCCAGCGGCGAGGTGATCGCATGTGGTACTGTCGTCAATGCGTCGGGACCGCGCGCAGTTCTGACCAGCCGCATGGCGGGCATCGAGATTCCCGTAGAGCCGCGCAAGCGCTATACCTTCATCTTTCAGGCCGAAGACCCGCTGGACCGTGACCTGCCGCTGACCATCGACCCGAGCGGCGTACATATGCGGACCGATGGCACCTATTACCTAGCCGGGTGTCCGCCCGATGACGATCCGGCGGTCGATTACGATGATTTCGTGCAGGATCATGCGATCTGGGAAGAAAAAGTCTGGCCCGTGCTGGCCCATCGGGTGCCACAGTTCGAGCGGATCAGGCTGGTGAATTCCTGGGCAGGCCATTACGCCTATAACACCTTTGATCAGAACGCGATTATCGGGCCGCACAACGCGGTGTCCAATTTCATCTTCGTCAACGGCTTTTCCGGTCACGGGTTCCAGCAATCCCCTGCCTTGGGGCGTGGCGTTGCGGAATGGATCGCCACAGGTGCGTTCCAGACACTCGATTTGACACCCTTTGCGTTTGACCGGATCGTGCGGGGCCAGAAGTTCGTTGAAAAGGCCGTAATATGA
- a CDS encoding NAD-dependent epimerase/dehydratase family protein encodes MKIVLTGAAGYLGGLCRAPLAALCDTLVSTDIADGITDLLPNESYRKVDIGVFDQVHDLLAGADMVVHFGSIADEAAWEKIFHSNLLSAYNIWESAHQQGVRRIVFASSIHAVGMHPKQTAIGIDAAHRPDTYYGLAKCFTEDLASLYWDKRGLETVCMRIASATPKPGNSRALGTWLSEGDAVQLVEKCVTSPTVGFSIVYGVSNNDRAGVDNSGAAFLGFRPKDNAEDYAADILPKADPQDPQNPEDMCHGGPFAVVPLGTSGVEMIKARNVSKD; translated from the coding sequence ATGAAAATCGTTCTGACCGGTGCTGCCGGCTATCTGGGCGGGCTGTGTCGTGCGCCGCTGGCCGCGCTGTGCGACACGCTGGTGTCCACCGATATTGCTGACGGCATCACCGATCTGCTGCCCAACGAAAGCTATCGGAAGGTCGATATCGGTGTCTTCGATCAAGTGCATGACCTGCTGGCCGGGGCCGATATGGTCGTTCATTTCGGATCGATCGCAGATGAGGCCGCGTGGGAGAAGATTTTTCATTCCAACCTGCTAAGTGCCTATAACATCTGGGAAAGTGCCCATCAACAGGGCGTCAGGCGGATCGTTTTCGCAAGTTCCATCCACGCAGTCGGGATGCATCCGAAACAGACCGCGATCGGTATTGATGCCGCCCACCGTCCCGATACCTACTATGGTTTGGCCAAGTGTTTTACCGAAGACCTTGCCAGCCTTTACTGGGACAAGCGCGGGCTTGAGACGGTCTGTATGCGCATCGCATCTGCCACGCCCAAGCCTGGCAATAGCCGTGCGTTGGGTACGTGGCTTTCCGAAGGCGACGCCGTTCAACTGGTCGAAAAATGCGTCACCTCGCCCACGGTCGGGTTCAGCATCGTCTATGGTGTTTCCAACAACGACCGTGCCGGCGTGGATAATTCGGGCGCGGCGTTTCTTGGGTTTCGCCCGAAGGACAACGCAGAAGATTATGCCGCCGACATTTTACCCAAGGCGGATCCACAAGACCCCCAAAACCCCGAAGACATGTGCCACGGCGGACCGTTCGCCGTCGTCCCATTGGGCACCAGCGGGGTCGAGATGATCAAGGCCAGGAACGTGTCCAAAGACTAG
- a CDS encoding HpcH/HpaI aldolase family protein, translating into MTFADALRDKQQQIGLWISLSHNYAAEVVAGAGFDWLVVDMEHAPNDLPMVLSQLQAIAGHGGSAIVRPPWNEPVIIKQLLDAGAKGLLFPFVQDADEARAAVAASRYPPEGIRGVAGSTRANNFGRTPDYYKSANDALTLIVQIETRAALAQAVEIGTVEGVSGVFFGPADISADMGLLGQPLHPDVWVEIRKAAKLLIARGVPVGTLVTDPDFARSLLDEGFTFVACGTDVGLLAKGSDALLAHVRGDKT; encoded by the coding sequence ATGACATTTGCAGACGCGCTGCGCGACAAGCAGCAACAGATCGGATTGTGGATTTCACTTTCCCACAACTATGCCGCAGAGGTCGTGGCCGGGGCTGGTTTCGACTGGCTGGTCGTAGACATGGAACATGCGCCGAATGATTTGCCAATGGTGCTAAGCCAGTTGCAGGCGATTGCCGGACATGGCGGATCGGCGATTGTGCGTCCGCCCTGGAACGAGCCGGTCATCATCAAGCAATTGCTGGATGCCGGGGCGAAGGGCTTGTTGTTCCCGTTTGTGCAGGACGCGGATGAAGCGCGCGCCGCTGTTGCTGCCTCGCGCTATCCGCCCGAGGGTATTCGCGGAGTTGCGGGATCGACACGTGCGAACAACTTTGGCCGGACGCCTGATTACTACAAGTCCGCGAACGATGCGCTGACCTTGATCGTGCAGATCGAGACTCGCGCCGCCTTGGCCCAGGCTGTCGAGATCGGCACCGTGGAAGGCGTATCCGGCGTGTTCTTTGGCCCTGCGGATATCTCGGCGGATATGGGATTGCTGGGTCAGCCGCTGCACCCCGATGTCTGGGTCGAAATCCGCAAGGCAGCGAAACTGTTGATTGCACGCGGCGTGCCCGTTGGCACGCTGGTCACGGACCCCGATTTCGCGCGCAGTTTGCTGGATGAAGGATTCACATTCGTGGCCTGCGGCACAGACGTCGGATTGCTGGCCAAAGGGTCTGATGCGTTGCTTGCGCATGTAAGGGGAGACAAGACATGA
- a CDS encoding hydantoinase B/oxoprolinase family protein has protein sequence MSVVANQVMWNRLISVVEEQAQALVRTAFSTSVREAGDLSAGVYDQAGQMLAQAVTGTPGHVNAMADAVGHFIRRIGRDNITEGDVYITNDPWEGTGHLHDITVVTPSFHRGVHVGFFACTAHIVDIGGRGFGADAASVYEEGLYIPIMKLVDQGQIDQTLLRIVRGNVREPDQLVGDIFALVTCNEIGHRRLVEMMNEFDLTDLEGIATFILDNSRRATLERIAALPRETATGSMRIDGFDRPIDLKVKVQIFADRILCDWDGTSGLDKKGINVPLVYTKAYACYALKCAIAPEIPNNAASLAPFEVVAPVDSIVNAVHPAPVALRHIIGHMVPDTVYDALDKILPGTVPAEGAGCLCNFQVSLRPRTDAPAPEVAVRAEVLTFNSGGSGARPTLDGMNATAFPSGVMTMPVEATEHTGPVIIWRKELRPDSGGAGQFRGGLGQFMEVGAAEGQEFDFQAMFDRVDHPARGRHGGLDGAPTTIAQDDGTPMRGKGKQFVAHGRRVMLAFPGGAGYGDPALRDPALVRRDLARGYISANVAQDTYGISAEEVAAVQSATARGEDI, from the coding sequence ATGAGTGTTGTTGCCAATCAGGTGATGTGGAACCGGCTGATTTCCGTGGTCGAGGAACAGGCGCAGGCGTTGGTGCGGACCGCCTTTTCGACCTCTGTGCGCGAAGCGGGTGACCTGTCCGCCGGGGTCTACGATCAGGCGGGGCAGATGCTGGCGCAGGCCGTCACCGGTACACCCGGCCATGTAAACGCGATGGCGGATGCGGTCGGCCATTTCATCCGGCGGATCGGACGTGACAATATCACCGAGGGCGACGTCTATATCACCAACGATCCGTGGGAAGGCACTGGCCATCTTCATGATATCACCGTTGTTACCCCGTCATTTCATCGCGGCGTGCATGTCGGCTTTTTTGCCTGCACCGCGCATATCGTGGATATCGGCGGGCGCGGGTTCGGGGCGGATGCGGCAAGCGTTTACGAAGAAGGTCTGTATATCCCCATCATGAAATTGGTCGATCAGGGGCAGATTGACCAAACGCTGCTGCGCATCGTGCGCGGCAACGTCCGCGAACCCGATCAGCTGGTGGGCGATATCTTTGCGCTGGTCACATGCAACGAAATCGGTCACCGCCGCTTGGTCGAGATGATGAACGAATTCGATCTGACCGATCTTGAAGGCATTGCGACCTTCATCCTTGATAATTCACGTCGCGCGACCCTCGAACGGATTGCCGCGCTGCCGCGCGAGACGGCAACGGGGTCCATGCGGATCGACGGGTTCGACCGCCCGATTGACCTGAAGGTCAAGGTGCAGATCTTCGCGGACCGTATTCTGTGCGATTGGGACGGCACATCGGGGCTGGACAAGAAAGGCATCAACGTGCCGCTGGTCTATACAAAGGCCTATGCCTGCTACGCGCTGAAATGCGCCATCGCCCCCGAAATCCCCAACAACGCCGCATCACTTGCCCCGTTCGAGGTGGTCGCCCCCGTGGACAGCATCGTCAACGCCGTCCACCCCGCGCCCGTCGCGCTGCGCCATATCATCGGGCACATGGTGCCTGACACGGTTTATGACGCGCTCGACAAGATTTTGCCGGGCACGGTTCCTGCCGAAGGGGCGGGGTGCCTGTGTAATTTTCAGGTGTCCTTGCGTCCGCGCACAGACGCCCCTGCACCAGAAGTTGCGGTCAGGGCCGAGGTATTGACCTTTAATTCCGGCGGGTCCGGTGCCCGTCCGACGCTGGATGGGATGAACGCGACCGCCTTTCCATCGGGCGTGATGACGATGCCGGTCGAAGCCACGGAACATACCGGGCCGGTCATTATCTGGCGCAAGGAATTGCGCCCCGACAGCGGTGGTGCCGGTCAGTTCCGCGGCGGGCTGGGCCAGTTCATGGAAGTCGGGGCTGCCGAAGGGCAGGAATTCGACTTTCAGGCGATGTTCGATCGTGTCGATCATCCCGCACGCGGACGGCACGGTGGTCTGGACGGTGCACCAACGACGATTGCGCAGGACGATGGCACCCCGATGCGGGGCAAGGGCAAACAGTTTGTGGCGCACGGGCGACGGGTGATGTTGGCCTTTCCCGGCGGGGCCGGCTACGGCGATCCGGCCTTGCGTGACCCTGCATTGGTGCGGCGCGATCTTGCGCGCGGTTATATCTCTGCCAATGTGGCGCAAGACACATATGGGATAAGCGCGGAAGAGGTGGCCGCCGTGCAATCCGCCACTGCGAGGGGAGAGGACATCTGA
- the gyrB gene encoding DNA topoisomerase (ATP-hydrolyzing) subunit B yields the protein MSDEQASSPEYGADSIKVLKGLEAVRKRPGMYIGDTDDGSGLHHMVYEVVDNGIDEALAGHADHVSVKIHADGSVSVGDNGRGIPVDMHKEEGVSAAEVIMTQLHAGGKFDSNSYKVSGGLHGVGVSVVNALSDYLELRIWRNGKEHYARFEGGFTTESLRVVGDANGRKGTEVRFLASLETFSNREFDFHTLEKRLRELAFLNSGVRIILEDERPAEPLRTELFYEGGVKEFVKYIDRSKTPVMPEPIYVKGERDDIGVEVAMWWNDSYNEMVLPFTNNIPQRDGGTHMAGFRGALTRTINNYAQSSGIAKKEKVSFTGDDAREGLTCVLSVKVPDPKFSSQTKDKLVSSEVRPAVESLVGEKLAEWFEENPTEAKQIVGKIVEAALAREAARKARELTRRKTAMDVNFLAGKLKDCSEKDPSKTEVFLVEGDSAGGSAQTGRDRQTQAILPLKGKILNVERARFDRMLGSQEIGNLVMALGTGIGRDEFDISKLRYHKIVIMTDADVDGAHIRTLLLTFFFRQMPQLIENGHLYIAQPPLYKVARGKSEVYLKDQAAMDEYLIEQGIDGAVLRQGNGDEIAGADLRRVIDDAARLKRVLDAFPTHYPRHILEQAAISGAFVQGAVDADLQGVADKIAKRLDLIALEWERGWHGRITQDHGVRLARILRGVEEVRTLDGPMLRSGEARRTGTFTQALQEVYDLPATLIRKDRSQMIHGPLDLLKAILEEGEKGLSLQRYKGLGEMNPDQLWETTLDPDARTLLQVRVEDVAEADDIFTKLMGDVVEPRREFIQTNALSVENLDF from the coding sequence ATGTCAGACGAGCAGGCAAGCAGCCCGGAATACGGGGCGGATTCCATTAAGGTTCTCAAGGGCTTGGAGGCCGTCCGCAAGCGTCCCGGTATGTATATCGGCGACACCGATGACGGTTCGGGCCTGCATCACATGGTCTACGAGGTCGTGGATAACGGCATTGACGAGGCGCTGGCCGGTCACGCCGACCACGTGAGCGTGAAAATTCACGCCGACGGGTCGGTCTCTGTCGGTGACAACGGGCGCGGTATCCCTGTCGATATGCACAAGGAAGAAGGCGTTTCCGCAGCCGAAGTCATCATGACCCAGCTGCACGCGGGCGGTAAATTCGACAGCAATTCCTATAAGGTCTCCGGCGGTCTGCACGGTGTTGGCGTGTCCGTCGTCAACGCTCTGTCTGACTATCTGGAACTGCGCATCTGGCGTAACGGCAAAGAGCACTATGCCCGGTTCGAAGGCGGCTTCACCACCGAAAGCCTGAGGGTTGTGGGTGACGCCAACGGACGCAAAGGAACAGAGGTGCGCTTTCTGGCCAGCCTCGAAACATTTTCGAACAGGGAATTCGATTTCCACACACTGGAAAAGCGCCTGCGCGAACTCGCCTTCCTGAATTCTGGCGTGCGCATCATCCTCGAAGACGAACGGCCCGCTGAACCGCTGCGCACCGAATTGTTCTACGAAGGCGGGGTCAAGGAATTCGTCAAATACATCGACCGGTCGAAAACGCCGGTCATGCCCGAACCGATCTACGTCAAGGGCGAACGCGACGACATCGGCGTCGAGGTCGCGATGTGGTGGAACGACAGCTACAACGAAATGGTTCTGCCATTCACAAACAACATCCCGCAGCGCGATGGCGGCACGCATATGGCGGGCTTCCGTGGGGCGCTGACGCGTACGATCAACAACTATGCGCAATCCAGCGGCATCGCGAAAAAGGAAAAGGTCAGCTTTACCGGCGACGACGCCCGCGAAGGTTTGACCTGCGTGTTGTCGGTTAAAGTACCTGACCCGAAATTCTCCTCCCAGACCAAAGACAAGCTGGTGTCCTCCGAAGTGCGCCCTGCTGTGGAATCTCTCGTCGGCGAAAAGCTCGCCGAATGGTTCGAGGAAAACCCGACCGAAGCCAAGCAGATCGTCGGCAAGATCGTCGAGGCCGCACTCGCACGCGAAGCTGCCCGCAAGGCGCGCGAACTGACACGCCGGAAAACGGCGATGGATGTGAACTTCCTCGCCGGAAAACTGAAGGACTGTTCCGAAAAAGACCCGTCAAAAACCGAAGTTTTCCTTGTCGAGGGTGACTCCGCCGGTGGCTCTGCCCAAACCGGGCGCGACCGTCAAACGCAAGCGATCCTCCCGCTGAAAGGTAAAATCCTGAACGTCGAACGGGCGCGTTTCGACCGGATGCTCGGCTCTCAGGAAATCGGAAATCTCGTCATGGCGCTCGGCACCGGTATCGGGCGCGACGAATTCGATATCTCCAAACTGCGCTACCACAAGATCGTCATCATGACCGACGCGGACGTTGATGGTGCGCACATCCGTACGCTGTTGCTGACCTTCTTCTTCCGCCAGATGCCTCAGCTGATCGAAAACGGGCACCTCTACATCGCGCAGCCGCCGCTTTACAAAGTGGCGCGCGGCAAGTCCGAGGTTTACCTCAAGGATCAGGCCGCGATGGACGAATACCTGATCGAACAGGGCATCGACGGTGCCGTCTTGCGCCAAGGCAATGGCGACGAAATCGCCGGGGCCGACCTGCGCCGCGTGATCGACGATGCGGCACGGCTCAAGCGGGTTCTGGATGCGTTTCCAACCCATTATCCGCGCCATATCCTTGAACAGGCCGCGATTTCCGGTGCCTTCGTGCAAGGCGCGGTTGACGCGGACCTGCAAGGCGTGGCCGACAAGATCGCCAAGCGACTCGATCTGATCGCACTTGAATGGGAACGCGGTTGGCATGGGCGGATCACACAAGATCATGGCGTGCGTCTCGCCCGTATCCTGCGCGGCGTAGAAGAAGTGCGGACACTTGACGGCCCGATGCTGCGCTCAGGTGAAGCGCGCCGCACCGGTACGTTCACGCAAGCCCTGCAAGAGGTCTACGATCTGCCTGCGACGTTGATCCGCAAGGACCGCAGCCAGATGATCCATGGCCCGCTCGATCTGCTCAAGGCCATTCTGGAAGAGGGTGAAAAGGGTCTGTCGTTGCAGCGCTACAAGGGTCTGGGCGAAATGAATCCCGATCAGCTTTGGGAAACAACGCTGGACCCGGACGCACGCACGCTGCTGCAAGTCAGGGTCGAAGATGTCGCCGAAGCTGACGATATCTTCACCAAGCTGATGGGCGACGTGGTCGAACCACGCCGCGAATTCATCCAGACGAACGCGCTGTCAGTGGAAAACCTCGACTTCTAG